A window of the Lolium perenne isolate Kyuss_39 chromosome 7, Kyuss_2.0, whole genome shotgun sequence genome harbors these coding sequences:
- the LOC127316820 gene encoding heptahelical transmembrane protein ADIPOR1, producing the protein MDQESEGTTVVLQEAPAQAMEETTAKQGGGGKKRRIKQQRRSEGRKARREYRLVSYAELPEYMKENEFILNHYRSEWPLLNAFLSVFSWHNETINIWTHLVGFMVFLGLTVWHLAQYFPQVAHLIGHLSWPISKVAENVSSNIGDVISGAASFMQASPGLAMAAAAGVGPTTRWPFFVFLAGAMFCLLSSCACHLLSCHSHRLNLFLIRLDYTGIAVMIVVSFFPPIYYIFQCEPRWQLVYLSAISLAGAATVYALMSPQLSAGKYRAYRALLFVGMGLSGVVPAVHAAAVNWHEPRRNVTLAYEGAMAASYLTGTVFYLTRVPERWRPGMFDLCGQSHQIFHLLVIAGALAHYGAAIVFLRVRDEMGCPAK; encoded by the exons ATGGACCAGGAGAGCGAGGGCACCACCGTCGTTCTGCAGGAAGCGCCGGCGCAGGCCATGGAggagacgacggcgaagcagggaGGAGGAGGCAAGAAGAGGAGGATCAAGCAGCAGAGGCGGTCAGAAGGGAGGAAGGCGAGGAGGGAGTACCGGCTGGTGAGCTACGCGGAGCTGCCGGAGTACATGAAGGAGAACGAGTTCATCCTCAACCACTACCGCTCCGAGTGGCCCCTCCTCAACGCCTTCCTCAGCGTCTTCTCGTGGCACAACGAGACCATCAACATCTGGAC GCATCTGGTTGGGTTCATGGTGTTCTTGGGGCTCACCGTGTGGCACCTCGCGCAGTACTTCCCCCAGGTGGCGCACCTCATCGGCCACCTCTCCTG GCCCATCTCAAAGGTTGCAGAGAACGTCTCCAGCAACATAGGCGACGTCATCTCT GGCGCGGCGTCGTTTATGCAGGCGAGCCCGGGcctggcgatggcggcggcggcgggggtcgGGCCGACCACGCGGTGGcccttcttcgtgttcctcgccggCGCCATGTTCTGCCTGCTGAGCAGCTGCGCGTGCCACCTGCTGTCGTGCCACTCGCACCGCCTCAACCTCTTCCTCATCCGCCTCGACTACACCGGCATCGCCGTCATGATCGTCGTCTCCTTCTTCCCGCCCATCTACTACATCTTCCAGTGCGAGCCGCGCTGGCAGCTCGTGTACCTCTCCGCCATCTCCCTCGCCGGTGCCGCCACCGTGTACGCGCTCATGTCCCCGCAGCTCAGCGCCGGAAAGTACCGCGCGTACCGCGCCCTGCTCTTCGTCGGGATGGGCCTCTCCGGGGTTGTCCCCGCCGTGCACGCCGCCGCCGTGAACTGGCACGAGCCGCGACGGAACGTGACCCTGGCGTAcgagggggccatggcggcctcgTACCTCACCGGCACCGTGTTCTACCTCACGCGCGTGCCGGAGCGGTGGAGGCCCGGCATGTTCGACCTCTGCGGGCAGAGCCACCAGATCTTTCACTTGCTAGTCATCGCCGGCGCGCTCGCGCACTACGGCGCTGCCATCGTGTTCCTTAGGGTCCGCGACGAGATGGGCTGCCCGGCTAAGTGA
- the LOC127316818 gene encoding uncharacterized protein, which yields MVTQLTLSLDTYEELSISILAPMVEKFSWDCFFSHYSSSASGFGLWHLQRLSLPTAETQGHLPSLHIHGCATSCFNHHEVANFKQQIEERLIAAFSVLELHLTTNGHVYGAFMSHVLEINEIRCAIQRLHVDLERPLMEEGCPPDCPCEPTYWKSQTISLTALEEVEISGFGGKDHDFDLLKLILRSAPILKRMTMKLSQEASASDEGGTEVYNIFKAYSSVQCYVHSSGLMHDSPDCSST from the exons ATGGTAACGCAATTGACCCTATCATTGGACACCTACGAGGAGCTCAGCATTTCCATCTTGGCACCAATGGTGGAGAAATTCTCGTGGGACTGCTTTTTCTCCCACTATTCCTCTAGTGCTAGTGGGTTTGGTCTTTGGCACCTCCAGCGTCTGAGCCTACCGACGGCAGAAACACAAGGACATCTCCCTTCACTGCACATCCATGGCTGCGCCACC AGCTGTTTTAATCATCATGAAGTGGCCAACTTTAAGCAGCAGATAGAGGAGCGATTGATTGCTGCCTTCTCTGTTTTGGAGCTACATCTCACAACGAATGGGCATGTTTATGGAGCATTTATGTCTCATGTCCTTGAGATCAATGAAATTCGTTGTGCTATACAGAGGCTTCATGTCGACCTAGAGAGACCGCTG ATGGAAGAAGGATGCCCGCCAGATTGTCCATGTGAGCCCACATACTGGAAATCCCAAACCATATCTTTGACTGCTCTGGAAGAAGTGGAAATCAGCGGCTTTGGTGGAAAGGATCATGACTTTGATTTGCTGAAACTGATACTCAGGTCTGCACCTATCCTGAAAAGAATGACTATGAAACTTTCACAGGAGGCCTCGGCAAGTGACGAAGGAGGCACAGAAGTATACAACATCTTCAAAGCGTATTCTTCTGTGCAATGTTATGTTCATAGCTCCG GGTTAATGCATGACAGCCCAGATTGCTCATCAACATGA